In Sodalis ligni, a single genomic region encodes these proteins:
- a CDS encoding type II toxin-antitoxin system RelE/ParE family toxin, with the protein MTDYRVVFAPEANKQLIALYDYIADAASAGVAQSYTDGVVSYCESLAQFPYRGNRRDELLPGLRITHYRKRTIIAIVVNDEAQEVNITGFWHGGRQYESAFEVE; encoded by the coding sequence ATGACGGACTATCGGGTGGTGTTCGCACCGGAAGCGAACAAACAGCTTATCGCACTCTATGACTATATCGCTGACGCCGCTTCGGCGGGTGTAGCACAAAGCTATACGGACGGCGTTGTGAGTTACTGCGAATCGTTAGCGCAGTTCCCGTACAGAGGAAACCGGCGCGACGAACTGTTGCCGGGGTTACGGATAACCCACTATCGAAAACGCACCATTATCGCCATAGTGGTGAATGACGAAGCTCAGGAAGTTAACATCACGGGCTTCTGGCACGGCGGCCGGCAATATGAAAGCGCGTTCGAGGTGGAATAA
- a CDS encoding sn-glycerol-3-phosphate import ATP-binding protein UgpC, translating into MASLILRSVVKSYDGRTPVIAPLDLDVADGEFIVLVGPSGCGKSTLLRMVAGLESVSSGDIYIDGERVTEREPKDRGIAMVFQNYALYPHMSVYDNMAYGLKIRGFGKQHIRKLVDNVAQMLELEGLLARKPRELSGGQRQRVAMGRALVREPAVFLFDEPLSNLDAKLRTQMRLELQLLHRRLRTTSLYVTHDQVEAMTLAERVIVMNKGRVEQIGTPTEIYRRPASLFVAGFMGSPAMNLLPGRVSEDGGFFNITGGPSLPFPGFAALWRGRELTAGIRPEHIEQSRSKTGGVELEVVTLEQLGADNLVHGRWGACDIVMRLSHDDQPAIGTVLPILCPAQAWHFFDPLSGSRVEI; encoded by the coding sequence ATGGCAAGTCTAATTTTACGATCGGTGGTCAAAAGCTATGACGGCCGCACCCCGGTAATCGCGCCGCTGGATCTGGATGTGGCCGACGGTGAATTTATCGTGCTGGTGGGACCTTCCGGCTGCGGCAAATCCACTCTGCTGCGCATGGTGGCCGGGCTGGAAAGCGTGAGCAGCGGCGATATCTATATTGACGGCGAGCGGGTAACCGAACGCGAGCCCAAAGATCGCGGCATTGCCATGGTGTTTCAGAATTATGCCTTATATCCCCATATGAGCGTTTATGACAATATGGCCTACGGCCTGAAAATCCGCGGCTTCGGCAAGCAGCATATCCGCAAGCTGGTGGATAACGTCGCGCAAATGCTGGAGCTGGAGGGGTTGTTGGCCCGCAAACCGCGGGAACTCTCCGGCGGGCAGCGGCAGCGCGTGGCCATGGGGCGGGCATTGGTGCGCGAACCGGCGGTGTTTTTATTTGACGAGCCGCTATCAAACCTGGACGCGAAGCTGCGCACCCAAATGCGCCTGGAGCTGCAACTGCTGCACCGGCGCCTGCGGACCACCAGTCTCTATGTCACCCACGATCAGGTGGAGGCCATGACCCTGGCGGAGCGGGTGATAGTCATGAACAAAGGCCGGGTGGAGCAAATCGGCACCCCGACGGAAATTTACCGCCGGCCGGCGTCGCTGTTTGTGGCCGGTTTCATGGGATCGCCGGCGATGAATCTGCTGCCCGGCCGAGTCAGCGAAGACGGCGGTTTTTTTAACATAACGGGCGGTCCCTCCCTCCCTTTTCCCGGTTTTGCCGCATTATGGCGCGGACGCGAGTTGACCGCGGGTATCCGTCCGGAGCATATTGAACAATCCAGGTCCAAAACCGGGGGTGTTGAATTGGAAGTCGTGACCCTTGAACAGCTTGGGGCCGATAATCTGGTCCACGGACGCTGGGGCGCCTGCGATATCGTAATGCGGCTCTCCCATGACGACCAACCCGCCATCGGCACGGTCCTCCCTATATTGTGCCCGGCCCAGGCATGGCACTTTTTTGATCCCTTAAGCGGATCCCGGGTGGAAATATGA
- a CDS encoding type II toxin-antitoxin system RelE/ParE family toxin — translation MICENPRPYRERSELGKSRRSCTYGRYVLMYDIRDEEVLIERVLHTSRKITSR, via the coding sequence CTGATATGTGAAAATCCCCGGCCCTATCGCGAACGTTCAGAGTTAGGAAAAAGCCGGAGAAGCTGCACTTACGGACGCTATGTCCTGATGTACGATATACGCGATGAGGAGGTGCTTATCGAGCGCGTTCTGCACACGTCTCGTAAGATAACGAGCCGATAG
- the ugpE gene encoding sn-glycerol-3-phosphate ABC transporter permease UgpE — translation MIEHRRGLDIFSHIMLILGVAIILLPLYIALVAATLDDKQVFQVPLTLLPGSALWDNIRHVWLQGVGSQAVPFSRLLFNSLVMALGITIGKIFVSILSAYAIVYFRFPLRSLFFWLIFMTLMLPVEVRIFPTVDVIANLHLLDSYTGLTLPLMASATATFLFRQFFLTVPHELLEAARIDGAGPLRFFWDILLPLSKTNLAALFVITFIYGWNQYLWPILIINNGAMGTAVAGIKSMISLGDGTTQWNDVMAAMLLTMLPPVAIVLLMQRWFVRGLVDSEK, via the coding sequence ATGATTGAACATCGCCGCGGACTGGATATCTTTAGCCACATCATGCTGATTCTGGGGGTGGCCATCATCCTGCTGCCGTTATACATCGCCCTGGTGGCGGCGACGCTGGATGATAAACAAGTATTCCAGGTGCCCCTTACCCTGCTGCCGGGCAGTGCGCTGTGGGATAATATCCGCCATGTCTGGCTGCAAGGCGTCGGTTCCCAGGCGGTGCCGTTCAGCCGGCTGCTGTTCAATAGCCTGGTCATGGCCCTGGGTATCACCATCGGCAAGATTTTTGTCTCGATTTTATCCGCTTATGCCATTGTCTATTTCCGCTTCCCGCTGCGCAGCCTGTTCTTTTGGTTGATTTTCATGACGCTGATGCTGCCGGTGGAAGTGCGTATTTTCCCCACCGTCGATGTTATCGCCAATCTGCATTTACTGGACAGCTATACCGGGTTGACCCTGCCGTTGATGGCTTCGGCCACCGCCACCTTCCTGTTCCGTCAGTTTTTTTTAACCGTACCCCATGAATTGCTGGAAGCGGCGCGCATCGACGGCGCCGGCCCGCTGCGGTTTTTTTGGGATATTTTGCTGCCGCTGTCGAAAACCAACTTGGCGGCATTGTTCGTGATCACCTTTATCTACGGCTGGAATCAGTATTTATGGCCGATTCTGATTATCAATAACGGCGCCATGGGTACGGCGGTGGCGGGCATTAAAAGCATGATATCCCTGGGAGACGGCACCACACAGTGGAATGACGTGATGGCGGCAATGCTGCTTACCATGCTTCCGCCGGTGGCGATCGTGCTGCTGATGCAGCGCTGGTTTGTGCGCGGGCTGGTTGACAGTGAGAAATAA
- the ugpB gene encoding sn-glycerol-3-phosphate ABC transporter substrate-binding protein UgpB — MSIALTLALSTGAQAVTEIPFWHSMEGALGTEVDSLATRFNQSQSDYRIVPSYKGNYEQSLAAGIAAYRTGNAPAILQVYEVGTATMMASHAIKPVYQVFEQAGIKNDESAFVPTVSGYYSDSKTGHLLSQPFNSSTPVLYYNKDAFKKAGLNPDVAPKTWQELAEDASKLRAGGMTCGYASGWQGWIQIENFSAWHALPVATENNGFGGFDAVLVFNKPLQVKHIQLLEDMNKKGDFSYYGRKDESTAKFYNGECAMTTASSGSLADIRQYAKFNYGVGMMPYDADVKDAPQNAIIGGASLWVMNGKDDNTYKGVAEFLQFLSKPDIAAEWHQKTGYLPITTAAYELTKSQGFYDKNPGSDIATKQMLNKPPLPFTKGLRLGNMPQIRTVVDEELERVWTGKATPQEALDNAVKRGNELLRRFEQSVR; from the coding sequence ATGAGCATTGCACTGACGCTGGCGTTAAGCACCGGCGCGCAGGCCGTAACCGAAATACCTTTTTGGCATTCGATGGAGGGCGCGCTGGGCACCGAAGTCGACTCCTTGGCGACCCGTTTTAACCAATCCCAGTCGGATTATCGCATTGTCCCTTCTTACAAGGGCAACTACGAACAAAGCCTGGCGGCCGGCATCGCCGCGTATCGCACCGGCAATGCGCCGGCGATTCTTCAGGTGTATGAAGTCGGTACCGCCACCATGATGGCAAGCCATGCCATTAAACCGGTTTACCAGGTATTCGAGCAGGCCGGTATCAAAAACGATGAATCGGCATTCGTGCCAACGGTCTCGGGATATTACAGCGACAGCAAAACCGGCCATCTGCTCTCCCAGCCGTTCAATAGCTCCACGCCAGTGCTTTATTACAATAAAGACGCGTTCAAAAAAGCCGGTTTGAACCCCGATGTCGCGCCCAAGACCTGGCAGGAACTGGCGGAAGATGCGTCCAAACTGCGCGCCGGCGGCATGACCTGCGGTTACGCCAGCGGCTGGCAGGGCTGGATCCAGATTGAAAACTTCAGTGCCTGGCACGCCCTGCCGGTGGCCACCGAAAACAACGGCTTCGGCGGTTTCGATGCGGTGCTGGTGTTTAATAAACCCCTACAGGTCAAGCATATCCAGCTGCTGGAGGATATGAACAAGAAAGGCGATTTCAGTTATTACGGCCGTAAAGACGAGTCCACCGCGAAATTCTATAACGGCGAATGCGCAATGACCACCGCCTCCTCCGGTTCGCTGGCGGACATCCGTCAATATGCCAAATTCAATTACGGCGTGGGTATGATGCCTTATGACGCCGACGTGAAAGACGCGCCGCAGAACGCCATTATCGGCGGCGCCAGCCTGTGGGTTATGAACGGCAAGGACGACAACACCTATAAAGGCGTGGCGGAGTTCCTGCAGTTCCTGTCCAAACCGGACATTGCCGCCGAATGGCACCAGAAAACCGGTTATCTGCCCATCACCACCGCCGCCTATGAATTAACCAAGTCCCAGGGTTTTTATGATAAAAATCCCGGTTCGGATATTGCCACCAAACAGATGCTGAACAAACCGCCGTTGCCCTTCACCAAAGGGTTACGGTTGGGCAATATGCCGCAAATCCGCACCGTGGTGGATGAAGAGCTGGAACGGGTCTGGACCGGTAAAGCCACGCCGCAGGAAGCATTGGACAATGCGGTGAAACGCGGTAACGAGCTGCTGCGCCGCTTTGAACAATCGGTACGTTAA
- a CDS encoding DUF2756 domain-containing protein — translation MKLMIWLGLTIALAACAVSAAQKPGVAGQPYPPFTPSPAQQHLQQQMQMNTQQQQTRLQLQQQMQRDQQRSQLQSQLNADRQRTQQNAPANQLQQNP, via the coding sequence ATGAAATTAATGATATGGCTGGGTTTGACGATCGCGCTGGCGGCCTGCGCGGTGTCGGCGGCGCAAAAGCCCGGGGTTGCCGGGCAGCCTTACCCGCCCTTCACGCCGTCGCCGGCCCAGCAGCATTTGCAGCAGCAAATGCAAATGAACACGCAACAGCAGCAAACCCGCTTACAGCTTCAACAGCAAATGCAACGAGACCAGCAGCGCAGCCAGCTGCAATCCCAGCTCAATGCCGATCGGCAGCGAACGCAGCAAAACGCGCCGGCCAATCAACTGCAGCAAAACCCGTAA
- the ugpA gene encoding sn-glycerol-3-phosphate ABC transporter permease UgpA: MANAPHRGFTNTWLPYVLLLPQLAITAVFFLWPAGKALWYSVQQVDPFGLSSTFVGLDNFIRLSQDEYYLASFETTMIFSGLVTGIGLVVSLFLAALVDHVLRAKRIYQTLLLLPYAIAPAVAAVLWMFLFNPGMGLVSYLLNHFGYLWNHAQNSGQAMFLVVLISVWQQVSYNFLFFLAALQSIPRSLVEAAAIDGAGPVRRFFTITLPLISPVSFFLLVVNLVYAFFDTFPVIDAATAGGPVQATTTLIYKIYREGFAGLDLANSAAQSVVLMILVMILTVIQFRFVERKVRYQ, encoded by the coding sequence ATGGCTAACGCTCCGCATCGCGGTTTTACCAACACATGGCTGCCTTATGTCCTGCTGCTGCCGCAATTGGCGATTACCGCGGTATTTTTTCTCTGGCCGGCGGGAAAAGCGCTGTGGTATTCGGTACAACAGGTGGACCCCTTCGGCCTGTCCAGCACTTTTGTCGGCCTCGATAATTTCATCCGGCTGTCGCAGGATGAGTACTATCTGGCTTCTTTTGAAACCACGATGATTTTCAGCGGGTTGGTCACCGGTATCGGCCTGGTGGTCTCGCTATTTCTGGCCGCGCTGGTGGATCATGTCCTGCGGGCCAAGCGCATCTATCAAACCCTGTTGCTGTTGCCTTACGCCATCGCCCCGGCCGTGGCGGCGGTACTGTGGATGTTCCTGTTCAATCCCGGTATGGGATTGGTGAGTTATCTGCTGAACCACTTCGGCTATCTGTGGAATCATGCGCAGAATAGCGGCCAGGCGATGTTCCTAGTGGTGCTGATTTCCGTATGGCAGCAGGTCAGCTACAACTTTTTGTTTTTCCTCGCCGCGCTGCAGTCCATACCCCGTTCCCTGGTGGAAGCGGCGGCCATCGACGGAGCCGGTCCGGTCAGGCGCTTTTTTACCATTACGCTGCCGTTAATCTCGCCGGTGAGTTTTTTCCTGCTGGTGGTGAATCTGGTGTACGCCTTTTTCGATACCTTCCCGGTCATTGACGCGGCCACCGCCGGCGGTCCGGTGCAGGCCACCACCACGCTTATCTATAAAATCTATCGTGAAGGCTTTGCCGGATTGGATCTGGCCAATTCGGCGGCGCAATCCGTGGTGTTGATGATCCTGGTAATGATTTTGACGGTTATTCAGTTTCGTTTTGTGGAACGTAAGGTGCGCTACCAATGA
- the ugpQ gene encoding glycerophosphodiester phosphodiesterase, with amino-acid sequence MTEDWPYPTIVAHRGGGAQAPENTLSAIDTGARLGQKMIEVDAKLSADGQIFLLHDDTLERTTNGRGIAGEQPWETLSRLDAGEWYSDAFREEPLPLLTEVAARCAKYGMAVNIEIKPTTGADVETGRAVALAARELWRHMSPPPLLSSFSVEALAEALKSAPELPRGLLLDEWDDNWPALSQRLECSALHLNHELLTEERVTKIIDAGLHILAYTVNSPYRARTLLSWGVDSLCTDRIDLIDADFGADFTESAN; translated from the coding sequence ATGACAGAAGATTGGCCTTACCCGACTATTGTAGCCCACCGCGGCGGCGGCGCGCAGGCGCCCGAAAACACCCTGTCCGCCATTGATACCGGAGCGCGTCTGGGACAGAAGATGATTGAAGTGGACGCCAAGCTCTCCGCTGACGGGCAGATATTTTTGTTACATGACGATACCCTAGAACGCACCACCAACGGCCGGGGCATTGCCGGCGAGCAGCCTTGGGAGACGCTTTCCAGGCTGGATGCCGGCGAGTGGTACAGCGATGCTTTTCGCGAGGAGCCTTTGCCCCTGCTCACCGAGGTGGCGGCGCGCTGCGCCAAATATGGAATGGCGGTGAATATAGAAATAAAACCCACCACCGGCGCCGATGTTGAAACCGGCCGCGCCGTTGCGCTGGCGGCTAGGGAGCTGTGGCGCCATATGTCGCCGCCGCCGCTGTTATCCTCGTTTTCCGTCGAGGCGCTGGCCGAGGCGCTGAAAAGCGCGCCGGAACTACCGCGCGGACTATTGCTCGACGAATGGGACGACAACTGGCCGGCGCTGTCTCAGCGGCTGGAATGCAGCGCCCTGCATCTTAATCACGAACTGCTGACTGAAGAGCGCGTCACGAAGATTATCGACGCCGGTTTGCATATCCTGGCCTATACGGTGAACAGTCCCTATCGTGCGCGAACACTGCTAAGCTGGGGCGTCGATTCCCTCTGCACCGACCGGATAGACCTGATTGACGCCGATTTCGGCGCCGATTTCACCGAGAGCGCGAATTAG
- the livF gene encoding high-affinity branched-chain amino acid ABC transporter ATP-binding protein LivF, which translates to MLSFNQVSAHYGKIQALHEVSLHIEQGEIVTLIGANGAGKTTLLGTLCGDPRATAGEIFFDGNEITHWPTARITRATIAIVPEGRRVFSRMTVEENLAMGGFFADRVQYQQRIKRVYELFPRLYERRIQRAGTMSGGEQQMLAIGRALMSQPRLLLLDEPSLGLAPIIIQQIFDTIEQLRQEGMTIFLVEQNANQALKLADRGYVLENGRIVLEDTGAALLANEAVRSAYLGG; encoded by the coding sequence ATGCTGTCATTTAATCAAGTATCGGCCCATTACGGTAAAATCCAGGCGCTGCACGAGGTGAGTCTGCATATCGAACAGGGTGAAATCGTGACGCTTATCGGCGCCAACGGCGCGGGCAAGACCACCCTGCTGGGCACATTATGCGGCGATCCCCGTGCCACCGCCGGGGAGATATTCTTCGACGGCAATGAGATAACCCATTGGCCCACGGCGCGCATTACTCGCGCCACCATCGCTATCGTACCGGAAGGCCGCCGGGTCTTTTCGCGCATGACGGTGGAAGAGAACCTGGCGATGGGGGGCTTTTTTGCCGACCGCGTGCAGTATCAGCAGCGCATCAAACGCGTATATGAACTGTTCCCCCGACTCTACGAGCGGCGCATCCAGCGCGCCGGCACCATGTCCGGCGGCGAACAGCAGATGCTGGCCATCGGCCGGGCCCTGATGAGCCAGCCCAGGCTGCTGCTGCTGGACGAGCCCTCCCTGGGCCTGGCGCCGATTATCATCCAGCAGATATTCGATACCATCGAGCAGCTGCGCCAGGAAGGGATGACCATCTTCCTGGTGGAACAGAACGCCAACCAGGCGCTGAAGCTGGCGGATCGCGGCTATGTGCTGGAAAACGGCCGCATCGTGCTGGAGGATACCGGCGCGGCGCTGCTGGCCAATGAAGCGGTGCGCAGCGCGTATTTGGGGGGATAA
- a CDS encoding LysR family transcriptional regulator produces the protein MDIKLLRSFVTLAELGSYHAAAEILCLTQPALTKQIQALEHQIGVSLFRRGRHGSMLTLAGKQLYAKTGELLKHFDDFQEYTSRIREGNEGKLALGFGISSFQLAPAWVHTFREQFPNVEVSLNDIPSNMQCRMLIEGQLQAGFIRLPMPEPLKAKVLMEEKLVLAVPASVQADPANIQRILEIHPLLQINPRRGRCLAEQSALFLKLNHLSAKCSSAADDIHSLLALIAAGNGVALLPSGISHFLPTGVSIVQPEESHALWQIGVAWNPDIKDALRDSFLQMMAA, from the coding sequence ATGGATATAAAGCTGTTGCGGTCATTCGTTACCTTGGCGGAGCTGGGAAGTTATCACGCCGCGGCCGAAATCCTGTGCTTGACGCAACCTGCATTGACCAAGCAAATTCAAGCGCTTGAGCACCAGATCGGCGTCAGTCTCTTCCGGCGTGGCCGCCATGGTTCCATGCTCACGTTGGCGGGGAAACAGCTTTATGCCAAAACAGGCGAATTGCTGAAACATTTCGATGACTTTCAGGAATATACCTCCCGAATACGGGAAGGCAACGAGGGAAAACTGGCGCTTGGGTTCGGCATATCGTCATTTCAGCTTGCTCCTGCCTGGGTACATACTTTTCGTGAACAATTCCCCAATGTAGAAGTATCGTTAAATGACATTCCGTCCAATATGCAATGCCGAATGCTCATTGAGGGACAACTTCAGGCCGGTTTTATCCGCTTGCCGATGCCCGAACCCCTTAAAGCCAAGGTGCTGATGGAAGAGAAACTGGTACTGGCTGTTCCTGCAAGCGTTCAGGCGGATCCCGCGAATATCCAGCGCATACTTGAAATACACCCGCTGCTGCAAATCAATCCGCGCCGCGGGCGCTGCCTGGCCGAGCAATCAGCCCTTTTCCTCAAATTAAATCATCTCAGCGCCAAATGTTCCTCTGCCGCTGATGATATACATAGCCTATTAGCATTAATCGCGGCGGGAAACGGTGTGGCTTTGCTGCCCTCCGGTATCAGCCATTTTCTGCCGACGGGCGTGAGTATTGTGCAGCCGGAGGAAAGCCACGCCCTTTGGCAGATTGGGGTGGCATGGAATCCAGACATAAAGGATGCGCTGCGGGATAGCTTTTTACAGATGATGGCCGCTTAG
- the livG gene encoding high-affinity branched-chain amino acid ABC transporter ATP-binding protein LivG has product MSDAALQPLLSVRQLSMRFGGLLAVNQVDLDLFPGEIVSLIGPNGAGKTTVFNCLTGFYRPTGGTILLRDQHLEGLPGQKIARMGVVRTFQHVRLFREMTVIENLLVAQHQHLKSGVFAGLLKTRAFRQAEAEAQDYAGTWLDRVGLLEMANRQAGNLAYGQQRRLEIARCMVTRPSLLMLDEPAAGLNPNETAELNNLIAELRSQHNVSVLLIEHDMKLVMGISDRIYVVNQGTPLANGTPAEIRSNPDVIRAYLGEA; this is encoded by the coding sequence ATGAGCGACGCTGCTTTACAGCCGTTATTGTCCGTCCGGCAATTGTCCATGCGTTTCGGCGGCCTGCTGGCGGTGAATCAAGTGGATCTGGACCTGTTCCCCGGCGAAATCGTCTCCCTTATCGGCCCCAACGGCGCCGGCAAGACCACGGTATTCAATTGCCTCACCGGTTTCTACCGCCCCACCGGCGGCACTATCCTGCTGCGGGATCAGCATCTGGAGGGACTGCCGGGCCAGAAAATCGCCCGGATGGGCGTGGTGCGGACATTCCAGCACGTGCGGCTGTTCCGCGAGATGACGGTGATTGAGAATTTGCTGGTGGCCCAACATCAGCACCTGAAGAGCGGGGTATTCGCCGGCTTGCTGAAAACCCGCGCCTTCCGCCAGGCGGAAGCCGAGGCGCAGGATTACGCCGGTACCTGGCTGGACCGCGTGGGCTTGCTGGAGATGGCCAACCGCCAGGCGGGGAATCTGGCTTACGGCCAGCAGCGCCGGCTGGAAATCGCCCGCTGCATGGTGACCCGTCCTTCGCTGTTGATGCTGGACGAGCCGGCGGCGGGCCTGAACCCGAATGAAACCGCCGAACTGAATAATCTGATCGCGGAGCTGCGTTCACAACATAACGTCTCGGTATTGTTAATCGAGCATGATATGAAGCTGGTGATGGGCATTTCCGATCGAATTTATGTCGTTAATCAGGGGACGCCTCTGGCGAACGGCACCCCCGCTGAAATCCGTTCCAATCCGGACGTGATTCGGGCTTACCTGGGTGAGGCCTGA
- a CDS encoding type II toxin-antitoxin system ParD family antitoxin, translating into MRTTQQMSITLPNEMAANVKSKVASGEYASESEVIREGLRALDARDRAMETWLREEVVPAYQALKADPSRGMSADEVRANLARAHREKTKKA; encoded by the coding sequence ATGCGCACCACACAACAAATGAGCATTACCCTGCCCAATGAAATGGCAGCCAATGTAAAATCCAAAGTCGCCAGCGGCGAATATGCCTCGGAAAGCGAAGTTATCCGCGAAGGACTACGAGCGTTGGACGCGCGCGATAGAGCCATGGAAACCTGGCTGCGCGAAGAGGTGGTCCCGGCGTATCAAGCGCTTAAGGCCGACCCAAGCAGGGGAATGAGCGCGGACGAAGTGCGCGCCAACCTAGCGCGGGCCCACAGGGAGAAAACCAAAAAGGCATGA
- a CDS encoding HAD family hydrolase, with amino-acid sequence MSEKIAAVLFDMDGVLIDSRAVIEQGWREAAQMYGRRIAPEDIVKHIHGQPGPHTIRALFHDLPLSDQAKVQAHIIHVENTADCEPIPGVAQLIASLGSAGIPVGIVTSGWRLKIDRVIALLQAEPYISVIVERDDVARGKPHPDPYLLAAERLGIPASRTVVFEDAKSGVTSAVAAGAYCIGIGDEDLIPLGAKVVVPDFRGMKVIVNDATGAILSFCPGYEVIVERISAHHDKRPAL; translated from the coding sequence ATGAGTGAGAAAATAGCGGCGGTCTTGTTTGATATGGACGGCGTATTAATCGATTCACGGGCCGTCATTGAGCAGGGATGGCGCGAGGCTGCCCAAATGTACGGGCGCCGGATCGCACCGGAAGACATCGTTAAGCACATCCATGGACAGCCCGGGCCGCATACCATTCGCGCGCTATTCCATGATCTGCCGCTTTCCGATCAGGCGAAGGTTCAGGCGCATATTATCCATGTTGAAAATACCGCCGATTGCGAACCCATTCCGGGCGTGGCGCAGCTTATCGCTTCCCTCGGTTCGGCCGGGATTCCGGTGGGTATCGTCACCAGCGGTTGGCGCCTGAAAATCGATCGGGTCATCGCGTTACTCCAGGCTGAGCCCTATATCTCGGTAATCGTTGAACGGGATGACGTGGCCCGTGGCAAACCCCACCCCGATCCCTACCTGCTCGCGGCCGAACGTCTGGGTATACCCGCGAGCAGAACCGTCGTTTTCGAGGACGCCAAGAGCGGGGTGACTTCTGCTGTCGCCGCCGGCGCCTATTGCATCGGCATCGGCGATGAAGACCTGATACCCCTTGGCGCAAAAGTCGTCGTACCCGACTTCCGGGGCATGAAAGTCATCGTCAACGACGCGACAGGCGCTATCCTTTCATTCTGCCCAGGGTATGAGGTAATCGTGGAGCGGATTTCTGCGCATCATGACAAACGGCCGGCACTATGA